From one Flavobacteriales bacterium genomic stretch:
- a CDS encoding beta-ketoacyl synthase chain length factor has protein sequence MKSPVYITGASMIGPQPGFDRDGLERVVRYDAHPLKSIEPDLKRYIDPMRGRRMAKVARIGIGCGLNALERAGVQVPEAIIVGTGLGCMESTERFFGSMIQQDEMLPNPTAFIQSTHNNVAGQLALAVKCTGANFTYLHRGLSFTSALLDGLVQVGLEGARHVLVGGAEVITEDYFITQRHSGIWKQGSVTNLEVLGSADRGALCGEGAAFFVLDAGPRGERPVRVADADIAYRGGAEGMVARIEEFLQRNALQAADIDLLMIGRGGDAELDQAYGPVEALFPDATVAAFKHLCGEFYVANAFGTWLAWSALTTGALPAEAVLRGVPDRPFRTALLCDHFQLKDHSLVLLRS, from the coding sequence ATGAAATCGCCTGTGTACATCACCGGAGCAAGCATGATCGGCCCGCAGCCCGGTTTCGATCGTGACGGTTTAGAGCGCGTGGTGCGCTACGACGCGCATCCGCTCAAGTCCATCGAGCCTGACCTGAAGCGTTACATCGATCCCATGCGCGGACGCCGCATGGCCAAGGTGGCCCGCATCGGCATTGGCTGCGGCTTGAACGCGCTGGAGCGCGCCGGCGTGCAGGTGCCGGAGGCCATCATCGTGGGAACCGGACTTGGCTGCATGGAGAGCACTGAGCGATTCTTCGGATCCATGATCCAGCAGGACGAGATGCTGCCGAACCCCACGGCCTTCATCCAGAGCACGCATAACAACGTTGCGGGGCAGCTGGCGTTGGCCGTGAAATGCACCGGTGCCAATTTCACCTACCTGCACCGCGGACTCTCGTTCACCAGCGCGCTGCTCGACGGTCTGGTGCAAGTGGGCCTGGAGGGCGCGCGCCACGTTCTGGTGGGCGGCGCCGAGGTGATCACCGAGGATTACTTCATCACGCAGCGCCATTCCGGAATCTGGAAGCAGGGCAGCGTGACGAACCTCGAAGTGCTCGGCAGCGCGGACCGTGGAGCGCTCTGCGGCGAAGGCGCTGCCTTCTTCGTGCTCGATGCAGGGCCTAGGGGCGAGCGGCCGGTGCGCGTGGCCGATGCGGATATCGCTTATCGCGGCGGCGCTGAAGGGATGGTGGCTCGGATCGAGGAGTTCCTGCAACGCAACGCATTGCAAGCAGCGGATATCGACCTGCTGATGATCGGGCGCGGAGGCGATGCCGAGTTGGATCAGGCCTATGGACCTGTTGAGGCGCTCTTCCCGGATGCCACCGTGGCGGCCTTCAAGCACTTATGCGGGGAGTTCTACGTGGCCAATGCCTTCGGGACCTGGTTGGCTTGGAGCGCGCTCACCACTGGGGCATTGCCTGCGGAAGCTGTGCTGCGCGGCGTTCCGGATCGGCCGTTCCGCACGGCACTGCTCTGCGATCACTTCCAGCTGAAGGATCATTCGCTGGTGCTTCTGAGGAGCTGA
- a CDS encoding ABC transporter ATP-binding protein translates to MSDPIIRVEGLVKRYRKSAEPALNGVDLRVGAGEFLGMLGPNGAGKTTLISILTGVMRATAGSVAINGMDLFTEPGRVHRIIGLVPQEPALYESLSAWENLAFFGALQGLDGRAVRERGAELLERAGLSARAHDQVKEWSGGMKRRLNLMVALLHQPSILFLDEPTVGIDVQSRSAIWGLLQEIHAAGTTIVYTSHHLEEAERLCTRVVIMDHGRFVGEVADPRALTGHERLEEAFLRITGKALRD, encoded by the coding sequence ATGAGCGATCCGATCATCCGCGTCGAAGGTTTGGTGAAGCGCTACCGGAAGAGCGCGGAGCCTGCGTTGAATGGCGTTGACCTGCGTGTAGGCGCTGGTGAGTTCCTTGGCATGCTCGGTCCGAATGGGGCGGGCAAGACCACGCTCATCTCGATCCTCACCGGTGTGATGCGCGCCACGGCAGGCAGCGTTGCGATCAACGGCATGGACCTCTTCACCGAACCTGGGCGGGTGCACCGGATCATCGGACTGGTGCCGCAGGAACCCGCACTGTACGAGTCGCTCAGCGCTTGGGAGAACCTGGCCTTCTTCGGTGCGCTGCAAGGATTGGATGGACGAGCGGTGCGGGAGCGCGGAGCCGAATTGCTCGAACGCGCGGGGCTGAGCGCACGCGCGCATGATCAAGTCAAGGAATGGTCGGGCGGCATGAAGCGCCGCTTGAACCTGATGGTGGCGCTGCTGCATCAACCGTCAATCCTCTTCCTCGATGAACCGACCGTGGGCATCGATGTGCAGTCGCGATCAGCAATATGGGGCCTATTGCAGGAGATCCATGCGGCGGGCACCACCATCGTGTACACCTCGCACCACCTCGAAGAAGCCGAGCGGCTCTGCACGCGCGTGGTGATCATGGACCACGGTCGCTTCGTGGGCGAGGTGGCCGATCCGCGCGCCCTCACTGGTCACGAACGATTGGAGGAGGCCTTCCTCCGCATCACGGGCAAAGCCCTTCGCGATTGA
- a CDS encoding META domain-containing protein: MRTATIALLLLITLSANTCVKQGIDPAALKDKKWIVETLNGQRPELPDGAETPWLKLAGDQLQGFGGCNNLMGSYTLEGTKLSFSGIGSTKKYCEGIQPTENAVKEMLGKVDSFKLDGDQLRLLGGGKELAALRGE; encoded by the coding sequence ATGCGCACAGCCACCATTGCCCTGCTGCTCCTGATCACCCTGAGCGCCAATACGTGCGTGAAGCAGGGGATTGACCCCGCCGCCTTGAAAGACAAGAAGTGGATCGTAGAGACCCTGAACGGCCAGCGTCCTGAACTGCCTGATGGCGCTGAAACACCTTGGCTGAAGCTCGCGGGCGATCAGCTGCAAGGCTTCGGGGGGTGCAACAACCTCATGGGCAGCTACACCCTGGAGGGAACCAAGCTGAGCTTCTCCGGCATCGGCAGCACCAAGAAGTACTGCGAGGGCATCCAGCCCACCGAGAATGCGGTGAAGGAGATGCTCGGCAAAGTGGACAGCTTCAAGCTCGACGGCGATCAGCTGCGCCTGCTGGGCGGTGGAAAGGAATTGGCTGCATTGCGGGGCGAGTGA
- a CDS encoding M1 family metallopeptidase has translation MSHALRAATLLATLSASSFAQAQCERWQQLVKYDMDVALDVSTHRFTGTASLAYTNNSPDTLRELFFHLYFNAFRPGSEMDVRSRTIADPDARVADRIAALEPHEVGELRVERMAQGGKAMQLEHLGTVLRATLAQPLLPGKSTTLAYAFAGQVPVQVRRSGRDNAEGVAYSMAQWYPKLAEYDHRGWHAIPYVGREFHGVWGDFDVRLTLDSAYTVAATGVLQNPEQVGHGYPSKKAVKRPAGNTLTWRFRAKDVHDFAWAADKDYKHVVRPMNDGPELHFFYKDTPELEAVWRQLPDYMEKNFRFMNERFGRYPWPQYSFVQGGDGGMEYPMLTLITGNRRLGSLVGVSVHESVHSWYYGVLASNEGRFAWMDEGMTEYASSKVMQHLFGGDGDPHASSIDGYLGLAGSGKHEPASIHADHFITNAAYGATAYSFGEMLIHQLGSVVGEKDLAQGLKRYFAACQFKHPEPIDLERAFEKQSGLELDWYFDEWVNTTRALDYAIAEVLQAGDSIRITLQRNGEMLMPVDVMLVGRDGGQLLFHVPLSLARGAKRPDRDRAPFTQLPSWQWTDPRYTFSVKGEFASLAGITLDPFERTADRERENDAVVFPEGVRGVARP, from the coding sequence ATGAGTCACGCCCTCCGCGCAGCAACCTTGCTGGCCACCCTATCCGCTTCATCCTTCGCGCAAGCCCAATGCGAGCGCTGGCAGCAGCTCGTGAAATATGATATGGATGTCGCGCTCGATGTGAGCACGCACCGGTTCACCGGAACGGCCTCGCTGGCCTACACGAACAACAGCCCCGACACGCTGCGCGAGCTGTTCTTCCACCTCTACTTCAACGCCTTCAGGCCCGGCAGCGAAATGGATGTGCGGTCACGCACCATTGCCGACCCCGACGCGCGCGTGGCGGACCGCATTGCAGCGCTCGAGCCGCATGAAGTGGGCGAATTGCGCGTAGAGCGCATGGCCCAGGGCGGCAAGGCCATGCAGCTCGAGCATCTCGGGACGGTGCTTCGAGCAACCCTCGCACAACCCTTGCTTCCGGGCAAGAGCACCACACTGGCGTACGCGTTCGCAGGCCAGGTGCCGGTTCAGGTCCGGCGCAGTGGCCGCGACAATGCGGAAGGCGTGGCGTACAGCATGGCGCAGTGGTACCCGAAGCTCGCGGAGTATGATCACCGCGGCTGGCACGCCATACCGTACGTCGGCCGCGAGTTCCATGGGGTGTGGGGCGATTTCGATGTGCGCCTCACGCTCGATAGCGCCTACACCGTGGCAGCTACCGGCGTGCTGCAGAACCCGGAGCAGGTGGGCCACGGTTATCCATCGAAGAAGGCCGTGAAGCGACCTGCGGGCAATACCCTCACCTGGCGCTTCCGCGCGAAGGATGTTCACGACTTCGCCTGGGCGGCGGACAAGGACTACAAGCACGTGGTGCGGCCCATGAACGACGGACCCGAGCTGCATTTCTTCTACAAGGACACGCCGGAGCTGGAGGCCGTCTGGCGGCAGCTGCCCGATTACATGGAGAAGAACTTCCGGTTCATGAACGAGCGCTTCGGCCGGTATCCTTGGCCGCAGTACAGCTTCGTGCAAGGCGGCGATGGCGGCATGGAATACCCGATGCTCACGCTCATCACCGGCAACAGGCGCTTGGGCAGCCTCGTGGGCGTGAGCGTGCATGAGAGCGTGCACAGCTGGTACTATGGCGTGCTGGCCAGCAACGAGGGCCGCTTCGCGTGGATGGATGAAGGCATGACCGAGTACGCCAGCAGCAAAGTGATGCAGCACCTTTTCGGCGGCGATGGCGATCCGCATGCATCGTCCATCGATGGCTATCTCGGCCTTGCCGGGAGCGGTAAGCACGAGCCGGCGAGCATCCATGCCGATCACTTCATCACGAATGCGGCCTATGGCGCCACGGCCTACAGCTTCGGTGAGATGCTCATCCACCAGCTCGGATCCGTGGTAGGGGAGAAGGACCTCGCGCAAGGATTGAAGCGGTACTTCGCCGCGTGCCAGTTCAAGCACCCAGAGCCCATCGACCTGGAGCGCGCCTTCGAGAAGCAGAGCGGCCTGGAGCTCGATTGGTACTTCGATGAATGGGTGAACACCACGCGCGCGCTCGACTACGCCATCGCCGAGGTGTTGCAAGCAGGTGATTCCATCCGGATCACCCTGCAGCGCAACGGAGAGATGCTGATGCCGGTGGATGTGATGCTTGTTGGGCGTGACGGCGGCCAGCTCCTCTTCCATGTACCGCTCTCCTTGGCACGCGGAGCGAAGCGGCCTGATAGGGACCGCGCGCCATTCACGCAACTGCCGTCCTGGCAATGGACCGATCCGCGCTACACCTTCAGCGTGAAGGGCGAGTTCGCTTCGCTCGCGGGCATCACCCTCGATCCTTTCGAGCGCACCGCCGACCGCGAACGTGAGAACGATGCCGTGGTGTTCCCGGAAGGCGTGCGGGGCGTGGCGCGTCCGTGA
- a CDS encoding BtrH N-terminal domain-containing protein translates to MSKDLIIPFEHQQSAHCETGVISNLMRFHGLRVSEPMAFGIGSGLFYSHMPFIKMNGIPVTSYRILPGHIFKRFSRSVGVEMRRMRFRDPATAMDALDRVLDQGLPVGMLTSVFYLPYLPKAFRFHFNAHNIVVFGREGDEYLVSDPVMDATTRIHRNALVRARFAKGMPNTSGRMYYPVRVPTDADLRTAAAKGLRRTARDMVNTPLPMFGAKGIPYLAGKLRNYERRLGERDARLALGNLIRMQEEIGTGGAGFRFMFAAFLQEAATLLNRPSLREHAQAMTRIGDHWREFAFEAGRLCKGRAEAGSTYDTLADRLVELGKMETALFRELARSGKA, encoded by the coding sequence ATGAGCAAGGACCTCATCATTCCCTTCGAGCATCAGCAGAGCGCGCATTGCGAGACCGGCGTGATCAGCAACCTGATGCGCTTCCATGGGCTGCGCGTCTCTGAGCCGATGGCCTTCGGCATTGGATCAGGGCTCTTCTACAGCCACATGCCCTTCATCAAGATGAACGGCATCCCCGTCACCAGCTACCGGATCCTGCCCGGCCACATCTTCAAGAGATTCTCGCGCAGCGTGGGCGTGGAGATGCGGAGGATGCGCTTCCGCGATCCGGCCACGGCGATGGATGCCCTGGACCGCGTGCTCGACCAAGGGCTCCCGGTGGGCATGCTCACCAGCGTCTTCTACCTGCCTTACCTCCCCAAGGCCTTCCGCTTCCATTTCAATGCGCACAACATCGTGGTCTTCGGCCGTGAGGGCGATGAGTACCTGGTGAGCGACCCGGTGATGGACGCCACCACGCGCATCCATCGGAATGCGCTGGTGCGCGCGCGCTTCGCCAAGGGCATGCCCAATACCAGTGGTCGCATGTACTACCCGGTGCGCGTGCCCACCGATGCCGACCTGCGCACCGCTGCCGCCAAGGGATTACGGCGCACCGCTCGCGATATGGTGAACACGCCCCTGCCCATGTTCGGCGCGAAGGGCATTCCCTACCTCGCCGGTAAGCTGCGCAACTACGAGCGGCGCCTGGGCGAGCGCGATGCGCGCCTCGCACTGGGCAACCTCATCCGCATGCAGGAGGAGATCGGCACCGGCGGTGCAGGATTCCGGTTCATGTTCGCGGCATTCCTGCAGGAGGCGGCTACGCTGCTCAATCGGCCCTCGCTCCGCGAACATGCGCAAGCCATGACGCGCATCGGCGATCATTGGCGCGAGTTCGCCTTTGAGGCCGGCCGCCTCTGCAAGGGCCGCGCAGAAGCGGGCAGCACCTACGATACGCTGGCCGATAGGCTCGTGGAGCTCGGCAAGATGGAGACCGCGCTGTTCCGTGAACTGGCCCGCTCCGGCAAGGCATGA
- a CDS encoding beta-ketoacyl-[acyl-carrier-protein] synthase family protein, whose product MSQDRVCITGMGIVSAIGLDAPSNLRALLEERSGIGPITRLNTRFRGELPAGEVQLTDDALGELAAPSSMRGWTRTALLGLAAIKEAIQQSGIEHRSPHVGLISATTAGGIDKSELIYTRFFEEDPPEEVRQYIGTHDPGEHAERIARELGMSGMVTTISTACSSSANAMIFGTRLIRAGLLDAAIVGGADALCRFTVNGFNSLMILDREPCRPFDRRRAGLNLGEAGAYLVIERDDLARARAARPLAIVSGFANTNEAFHATASSPDGEGALLAMTRAIHKAGLTAPDIDHVNVHGTGTHNNDSSEGKALVRLFGDAVPPFTSTKSFTGHTLGAAGAVEAIYSVLALMEGTHFATLRFGEPLEEAPIVPVLRSTTGHRIRHVLSNSFGFGGNNTALVLSAP is encoded by the coding sequence ATGAGCCAGGATCGGGTCTGCATCACGGGCATGGGCATCGTATCCGCGATCGGGCTCGATGCGCCCAGCAATCTGCGCGCGCTGTTGGAAGAGCGTTCAGGCATCGGTCCTATCACGCGCCTGAATACACGTTTCCGCGGCGAGCTGCCAGCCGGTGAGGTCCAGTTGACTGATGATGCATTGGGTGAACTGGCTGCGCCATCGTCCATGCGCGGCTGGACCCGGACCGCGCTACTCGGCCTTGCCGCCATCAAGGAGGCGATACAGCAGTCAGGCATCGAGCATCGGTCTCCGCACGTTGGACTGATCTCCGCCACAACCGCCGGCGGCATCGACAAGAGCGAGCTGATCTACACGCGCTTCTTCGAGGAGGACCCGCCCGAGGAGGTGCGCCAATACATCGGCACGCATGACCCCGGCGAGCATGCCGAGCGGATCGCGCGCGAATTGGGCATGAGTGGCATGGTCACCACTATCAGCACGGCCTGCTCCTCGTCGGCGAATGCCATGATCTTCGGGACCCGGCTCATTCGCGCGGGCCTGTTGGATGCGGCCATCGTCGGCGGCGCCGATGCCTTGTGCCGTTTCACCGTCAACGGCTTCAATAGCCTCATGATCCTGGATCGCGAGCCCTGCCGGCCATTCGATCGGAGGCGCGCGGGGCTCAACCTGGGTGAGGCGGGCGCCTATCTCGTGATTGAGCGTGACGACCTCGCTCGGGCTCGGGCCGCGCGACCCTTGGCCATCGTCTCAGGCTTCGCGAACACGAACGAGGCCTTTCATGCCACAGCTTCTTCACCGGATGGCGAGGGTGCGCTCCTCGCCATGACCCGGGCCATCCATAAGGCCGGGCTCACGGCCCCGGACATTGATCACGTGAACGTGCACGGGACCGGGACGCACAACAACGATTCTTCGGAAGGGAAGGCCTTGGTGCGTCTCTTCGGTGATGCGGTTCCGCCCTTCACCAGCACCAAATCCTTCACCGGGCATACGCTTGGGGCCGCTGGCGCCGTGGAGGCGATTTACAGCGTGCTCGCACTGATGGAAGGAACGCATTTCGCCACGCTGCGTTTCGGTGAGCCGCTTGAAGAGGCCCCGATCGTCCCGGTTCTTCGCTCGACCACCGGCCATCGCATCAGGCACGTGCTCTCGAATTCCTTCGGCTTCGGCGGCAACAACACGGCATTGGTACTCTCCGCTCCATGA
- a CDS encoding beta-ketoacyl-ACP synthase III: protein MAPVHPGARPYRPPEPNPSGEVLLHRIARAHLPGGPIERAFREDPWGTERPRLAPGDRPAAALLIPATCTAHAPPQAPRYFCRFPAPNQYPVALSEAYITRVSGYLPNDPVGNDEMAEFLGMIDGKPSRARSIVLRNNGILQRHYALDRQGRITHTNAQLVAHAVKGLAGDGIDLRVIQVLACGTSSPDQFLPSHASQVHGELGHAMEVVSPSGACCSGMHALKYAWMSVASGNSANAIAAGSELVGPMMRASNFERETERYRQLEADPIIGFEKEFLRWMLSDGAAAVLVENAPRGPLSLKVEWIRSRSFAHELEVCMYSGGDKDEQGAFLGWKHFAPEELAGRSVFSMKQDVKLLGRHIIELGARYLKGVLEEQELAATDVDHFLPHISSMFFRDKLQQCLAEQGIHLPQERWFLNLTEVGNVGAASAFLMLDGLLRSGKVRKGQRILLVVPESARFSYAAALFTAV from the coding sequence ATGGCGCCGGTTCATCCTGGCGCGCGCCCGTACCGACCCCCGGAGCCGAATCCGTCGGGTGAAGTTCTTCTCCATCGCATTGCCCGTGCTCATCTTCCTGGTGGCCCCATTGAGCGCGCTTTCCGTGAGGATCCTTGGGGCACTGAAAGGCCGCGCCTTGCGCCAGGAGATCGACCGGCTGCTGCGCTACTGATTCCAGCGACTTGCACAGCGCACGCGCCTCCGCAGGCCCCGCGCTACTTTTGCCGCTTTCCAGCACCGAACCAGTATCCAGTCGCCTTGTCTGAAGCTTACATCACACGCGTCTCGGGCTATCTGCCCAATGATCCTGTCGGGAATGACGAGATGGCCGAATTCCTCGGGATGATCGACGGGAAGCCATCGAGGGCCCGATCCATCGTATTGCGGAACAATGGCATCCTGCAGCGGCACTACGCGCTCGATCGCCAGGGCCGCATCACGCACACCAATGCACAGCTCGTGGCGCACGCGGTGAAGGGCCTTGCTGGCGATGGCATCGACCTTCGTGTGATCCAGGTGCTCGCATGCGGCACCTCTTCACCCGATCAGTTCCTGCCATCGCACGCCAGCCAGGTGCACGGAGAGCTGGGCCATGCCATGGAAGTGGTATCGCCCAGCGGCGCCTGCTGCTCGGGCATGCACGCCTTGAAGTACGCGTGGATGAGCGTGGCTAGCGGCAATTCGGCCAATGCCATAGCGGCGGGTAGCGAGCTCGTAGGGCCGATGATGCGCGCCTCCAATTTCGAGCGCGAGACCGAGCGCTACCGTCAACTGGAAGCCGACCCCATCATCGGCTTTGAGAAGGAATTCCTTCGGTGGATGCTCTCCGATGGAGCTGCCGCCGTGCTGGTGGAAAATGCTCCGCGCGGGCCGTTGAGCCTGAAGGTGGAGTGGATCCGGTCGCGATCCTTCGCCCACGAGCTCGAGGTCTGCATGTATTCAGGTGGCGATAAGGATGAGCAAGGGGCATTCTTGGGCTGGAAGCATTTCGCACCCGAGGAGCTGGCTGGCCGATCGGTCTTCAGCATGAAACAGGATGTGAAGCTCCTGGGCCGGCACATCATTGAATTGGGTGCGCGCTATTTGAAAGGAGTGCTGGAGGAGCAGGAACTGGCTGCAACGGATGTGGACCACTTCCTTCCTCACATCAGTTCCATGTTCTTCCGCGACAAGCTTCAGCAGTGCTTGGCCGAGCAGGGCATTCATTTGCCGCAGGAGCGCTGGTTCCTCAACCTCACCGAGGTGGGCAACGTGGGCGCGGCATCGGCCTTCCTCATGCTGGATGGCCTGCTGCGTTCGGGCAAGGTGCGCAAGGGCCAGCGTATCCTGCTGGTGGTGCCCGAGAGCGCGCGCTTCTCGTATGCAGCTGCGCTGTTCACGGCGGTGTGA
- a CDS encoding rhomboid family intramembrane serine protease: MADDLIPDAPVKRNRMVTALVLPALAALLIWCIWLLDHGLNLQLRQFGLYPRELRGLIGIAAAPLLHGDWEHIFNNSTAVVMLGWCLMYFYPRMAGRVVVLTWLLGGIGVWLIGRGGAPHVGASGVIYGMAAFLFTSGMLRGQRTLMALSLLVVFLYGSLVWGIFPILEHMSWEGHLCGAFVGLVLAFVHRQVPPAVTDPRPAFLDEKDDEPASPYLEDDSGDAVDDQELAWKRKLAENDDRPGNVSTTWDE, encoded by the coding sequence ATGGCCGATGACCTGATCCCAGATGCGCCCGTGAAGCGCAACCGCATGGTTACCGCCTTGGTGCTTCCCGCGCTGGCGGCGCTGTTGATCTGGTGCATTTGGCTGCTCGATCACGGCCTCAACCTGCAATTGCGCCAATTCGGCCTGTACCCGCGCGAGCTGAGGGGCCTTATCGGCATCGCTGCGGCTCCGCTGCTGCACGGCGATTGGGAGCACATCTTCAACAACAGCACGGCGGTGGTCATGCTCGGCTGGTGCCTGATGTATTTCTACCCGCGCATGGCGGGACGCGTAGTGGTGCTCACATGGCTCCTCGGTGGCATCGGCGTTTGGCTTATTGGACGAGGAGGCGCGCCGCACGTGGGTGCCAGCGGCGTGATCTACGGCATGGCTGCCTTCCTCTTCACCAGCGGCATGCTGCGCGGGCAGCGCACGCTCATGGCGCTCTCGCTGCTCGTGGTCTTCCTCTATGGCAGCCTGGTGTGGGGGATCTTCCCCATACTGGAGCACATGAGCTGGGAGGGCCACCTGTGCGGTGCCTTTGTTGGTTTGGTGCTCGCCTTCGTGCACCGGCAAGTGCCGCCTGCCGTAACCGATCCGCGTCCGGCCTTCCTCGATGAAAAGGATGATGAGCCGGCCTCGCCCTATCTGGAGGATGATTCCGGTGACGCCGTGGATGATCAAGAACTGGCGTGGAAGCGCAAGCTGGCCGAGAATGATGACCGGCCTGGCAATGTGAGCACCACGTGGGATGAGTGA
- a CDS encoding ABC transporter permease, producing the protein MLLRLRAHITKELLLLLRDRAGLALLFLMPVALVMIMAVVQDAPFRDFSEHRIRVLLLDQDGGPVGKRLRDRLDSSSFIVTDARGLTGGAFHDAVRRGDQQVGIIVPRDASAALESRSTSAIMELFPVAPLDSLPERSPADSTAITLLIDPTVKHAFRQLVQASVSAIITELSAERLLDEMRNSLESATGNPLPRIAMGDPFIRIRQEIAAGELIGVGVAQDSTQHNVPAWTVFAMFFTVVLLGGNLVKERQSGCMVRLLTMPGATAERIASRIMAYLLVCLMQAVLLGIVGRWVLPLLGLPQLWIEGPGMLALLLMISGVVALAATSFGVLVGALSRSQQQSAVLGSTCVVILSAIGGIWVPLYIMPAGMQVVGRLSPLHWGMEAYNAVLLRGGGIGDLLPLFLPLVLFGAACIGLAIISERIASSR; encoded by the coding sequence ATGCTGCTGAGGCTGCGCGCGCATATCACCAAGGAGCTGCTGCTCTTGCTGCGCGACCGCGCCGGCCTTGCGCTGCTCTTCCTGATGCCCGTGGCACTGGTGATGATCATGGCGGTGGTGCAGGATGCGCCGTTCCGTGATTTCAGCGAGCACCGCATCAGGGTGCTGCTGCTCGATCAGGACGGAGGCCCTGTTGGGAAGCGGTTGCGCGATCGCCTCGACTCTTCATCTTTCATCGTGACCGATGCCCGCGGCCTTACCGGCGGCGCATTCCACGATGCCGTACGACGCGGCGATCAGCAGGTGGGCATCATTGTGCCGCGCGATGCCTCCGCTGCGCTGGAATCCCGGTCCACGTCAGCGATCATGGAGCTCTTCCCGGTGGCACCCCTCGATTCGCTGCCGGAGCGGAGTCCTGCAGACAGCACAGCCATCACACTGCTCATCGATCCCACGGTGAAGCACGCTTTCCGCCAGCTGGTTCAGGCGTCGGTGAGCGCGATCATCACCGAACTGAGTGCGGAGCGTTTGCTGGATGAGATGCGGAACAGCCTTGAATCGGCGACAGGGAATCCCTTGCCCCGCATCGCCATGGGTGATCCGTTCATCAGGATCCGGCAAGAGATCGCGGCTGGCGAATTGATCGGCGTCGGCGTGGCGCAGGATTCCACGCAGCACAATGTCCCTGCGTGGACGGTCTTCGCGATGTTCTTCACGGTGGTGCTGCTCGGCGGCAACCTGGTGAAGGAGCGCCAATCGGGATGCATGGTGCGCTTGCTCACCATGCCGGGCGCCACCGCTGAACGGATCGCGAGCCGGATCATGGCCTACCTGCTGGTCTGCCTGATGCAAGCCGTCCTCTTGGGCATCGTCGGACGATGGGTGCTCCCCTTGCTCGGGCTCCCACAGCTGTGGATCGAAGGCCCGGGAATGCTGGCGCTGCTCCTGATGATATCGGGCGTGGTTGCGCTTGCGGCCACCTCATTCGGTGTGCTGGTGGGCGCGCTCAGCCGTTCACAGCAGCAGAGCGCGGTGCTCGGTTCCACCTGCGTGGTGATCCTCTCAGCCATCGGCGGCATCTGGGTGCCCTTGTACATCATGCCAGCCGGGATGCAGGTGGTTGGCCGGTTGTCGCCTTTGCACTGGGGCATGGAAGCATACAACGCCGTGCTGCTGCGCGGGGGCGGCATCGGCGATCTGCTGCCGTTGTTCCTGCCCTTGGTGCTCTTCGGAGCCGCGTGCATCGGGTTGGCCATTATCTCTGAACGGATAGCTTCATCGCGATGA